The sequence atACACCAATGCCATTAAACATGTGACAAGATATTTAACATCTTTAACCATTtaagaaattcaaatgaaaaccacaaggaGACATTGTGGAAACAAATATTCACAATcgaaacaacagaaaataacaagtgttgttaGGGATATGGAGAAATCTGAACTCTTGTGGAAAGTTTGGTGAGACTGTAAAACTGTAAAATGGTTTATTTggtatggaaaacattatggaggttcctcaaaaaaatcacaaacagaACTATTGTATGATATAGCCATCTCATTTcttggtatatatccaaaagaactgaatgcAGAGTCTCAAAGAGACATCTGCACACTGATATTCAAAACAGCACTATGCACATAGCCAGGAAGTGAAAGCAAACCTAATCTCCATCAGtggataaatgaaacaaaatgtggtatacacacaccATGGATATTATTTAGTCTTCAAAAAGGAAATCCCACAACATGGACAAATTTTGAAGTTATTATgttaagccagtcacaaaaagataaatatatatctgAGTTCTCTaagcagtcaaattcatagaatcagaaagtagaatggtagttaccagaggctggagagagagagaaaaggggagtTGTTTACATGGGcagagagtttcagttttataagatgaaaCGTGTTGGTGATCTGTTTGTTTCACAATAacgtgaatatacttaacactactgaactgtatcCTTAAATATGATTAAGATTGCAAATTTTATGTTAGGTgactgttttcaaaaaaaaaagtaaaaaaaaaaaaaaaaaagacacatgtacctcagtgttaACTGCACCACTATTTACAACatccaggatgtggaagcaacctgaatgtccagtgatatatgaatggataaagaagttacggtatgtctctctctctctctctctctctctctctctcacacacacacacacacacacacacacacacacacacacacacacacacacacacacacacacagaggaatagcAAGTATCGTATATTAATGCGTGTACGTGGAATCCAGGAAAAAATGCTATAGAtgaactatttgcagggcaggaaaagAGATGCAGATGAAGAGaacggacatgtggacacagtgggaggaaggggacagcaggatgaactgagagatcaggactaactaacacacacacacacacacacacacacacacacatgtacactagTGGGAAGCGGCTGTctggcacagggagctcaacttggtacctgtgatgacctagagggggaGGATTGGAGAGTGgtgaagggaggctcaagaggaaggggatatatgtaatatgtatacatatagctgattcactttgttgtaaagcagaaattaacacaacactgtcaagCAATtacactgcaattaaaaaaaaaagaaatacacagggTTCAACAGTTCACCTCAGatctaaggaatttttaaaaagaataaaactacttgttttattaaataaaacaaaacaactacTTGTCTCACTACTTGTGAGAAATGtaaagataattttgaaaaatttccacATTTAAACAAACTTCTGTGGTCCACACTATTTACTCATTTAGTACATAAACACCCTGAAACTTACAATAGCATCACACATACCTGATGCGATGACAGGCTCTTTCATAAGCTCCCTAGTTATTGGACATATAAATTCATCAGGAATTTCAGAAGAAAGGGTTTTCACCTTTGTCCTCAGTTCTTCAATTTTCCTCAGAATTTTACTACGCAGCCCTAGAGATTCTGAAAAGAAATTATTCTGTTAGGGCTTGAGAACTATCTATAAGCTTTATGCAAGTCTTCAGCAGAGTAAACTTTTATCTACTATAACCAAAAATCTTCAGAAATATTGTTTTACCACATGGAACCTTTTCTTTACAAATTCCTTAATGAATCTCTGTAGTACAGAATACTGTGTGATTCAAACAACTCAGCAATAGAAAGATTATTCTAAGTAACTTTAGATTCTGAAAGCTCCTCAAGAATTTCAGATTGCCCAAACACTCATATACTAGACAAAATTAGAAAAAGCTATTATTATATGTTAGAGAACAAAGTTTCCTAAAAATCATTTATAAAGATGTTCAGTTTAATATACAAATTCcatcttacatttttaaacattatgaaaCTTGGTTTATTATTTGCTGATTCTTATAcactgggaataccagagcacctgacctgcctcttgagaaatctgtatgcaggtcaggaaggaacagttagaactggacatggaacaacagactggttccaaatagggaaaggagtacatcaaggctgcatattgttaccctgcttatttaacttacatgcagagtacatcatgagaaacgctgagctggaagaagcacaatctggaatcaagattgccaggagaaatatcagtaacttcagatatacagatgacaccacccttatggcagaaagtaaagaacaactgaagagccttttgatgaaagtgaaagaggagaccaaaaaagttggcttaaaactcaacattcagaaaactaagatcatggcatctggtcccatcacttcatggcaaatagatggggaaactggaaacagtaactattttggggggctccaaaatcgctgcagatggtgactggagccatgaaattaaaagatgcttgctccttggaagaaaaattatgaccaatctagacagcatattaaaaagcagagacattacttagccaacaaaggtccacatagtcaaggctatggtttttccagcagtcacgtacagatgtgagagctggactataaagaaagctgagcactgaagaattgatgcttttgaactgtggtgttggaaatgactcttgagaatcccttggacagcaaggagatccaaccagtccatcctaaaggaaatcagtcctgaatattcattggaaggactgatgctgaagctgaaactccgtaactctggccacctgatacaaagaactgactcatttgaaatcaagaccctgatgctgggaaagattgaaggcatgagaaggggatgacagaagatgaactggttggatggcatcactgacttgatggacataagtttgagtcaactccaggagttggcgatggacaagaaggcctgacgtgctgcagtctatggggtcgcaaagagtcagacacaactaagcaactgaactgaaacaaagctTTTAATACAAAGTATTAAATAAAACTCATCTGTTTGTCCAAAACTGTACACGCATGCTTCATTCATCTGTAGTTTTATctcatttcaaaaattaatttttagtttcAGGAAGATAAATGTAATTGTTTAGGAAGAGTAGTGTTATTTAgctgtttgtatttttatcagCTGAGAGTTCTATTTTAGGTAGAGGATTTTTCTGGGTGAGGGTGGTGGGTAAATGGGTAGAAAAAAGAACTACATTTCAGAATGCCTCATAGTTTCCATAAAAAGCCGTATCAACTTTCTTTCTGATTGGAAGGTAATTCTCCACATAGTGTTTAAACACACTTTTACAACATCATGTCCTGGCAATCTTTTCAAGGATGTATGCAAACTTCCTTGGAAGCTAACGTCTCCCTCCTAGTCAAAGGGCAGGTTTGTGTTCTAAGACCTACAAAGATAATGTTTTCTTCTCGGACTACTTTGCTAGCAGTCCCCTTATCATATTGGGTGGGGGGATCATAAATtcagggttcctcagctatgacacTATCACAAATTGCCTGCAAAAGACTTAGGGGCAGAGGGGAACCAATCTGAGCATGAAGCTCATGCTGCTTGCTGTCCCATGAGTAAACAAACTGTTTACATCTATTTGGATTCACTCATTCAAAGGGGCAACATATTACATGTAATAAGAATATAGAGGTATTTCATAGTctaaaaaacatacatatattttcctgTCAAAAGTAATATACATGTGTGCTAATATTTAGAATGCTTATTAGTAGAgggtgtgaagtgaagtgaaagttgctcagtcatgtctgactctttgtgaccccatagactatacagtccagaattctccagaatactggagtgggtagcctttctctcctccaggggatcttcccaacccagggatcaaacccaggtctcgcgcattgcaagtggattctttaccagctgagccacaagggaagcccaagaatactggaacaggtagcctatccccttttccagcaaatcttccccaaccaggaattgacccagggtctcctgcattgcaggcagattctttaccaactgagctatcagggaatcctaATAGAGTCTGTAGAAACCctatttcaaaatgtattataaaataaaaggtcAAATTGTGTGTTATCCTGCCCAATTTTAATGTTGTTTAAAAATGCCCTCATTTACCAGCAGTTACCAAATCATATCCACAGAACTTAGCCCGAGGAAAACACCTCCTTTTGTGATTGGGGGTTGGAAGTCAGTGTTATCAAACTTAACTGCTCAGAAAGAAAAGACCAGGTGAGGGCTAGCAAACCCTCAGTGTGAGTTAATGGGCGCTATTTCGTTATGTTCGCTGTAACTCTGAAAACGCATCTGGCTCTTACTAGACAACAAATTAAATAGGCCATCAACTCTGTCCCCGTTATCCACCCCTTCCCAATGCTGGAAATGCTGCATAATTGAATTGATGGTGCCAAGACATAAATAATcattaaagatacaaaattccaaaaagcatcaagaaaacagaagtaaCTGAGTTCCAGAGTAGGGGATGGGACATAGTTTAAAGCAGAGATTTGTATACACAAATGGAAGAAACACCTTTCTACTAGTAGCCCTCTTTCCCCCCAACTTTGTCCTGTAAATACCATGGCCAAAGCAGCAATGCCAGCACCAGCTGGAGGCAGAGTTAACAGGAAACCACTACTGCCGGGAGCTAACCAACCGTCACAGCCATGAGGCTGGTCACAGAGTCACCTCTGCACTGCCCTGAGACAGGACAGGATCAACAGCTGGTCTCTTGGAGAAAAAAACATTGAATTCtccattatttaaattttattaaattctgaCTAGAATGATCAAGAGAAAACaagacataaaaaggaacacaaggATTTTTTAAAGGATTTGGAAAAGAAGATGATAGAAGCAATGTaatttttacatttctctgaatCCCTTCATGAAAAGCAACGTGACTAAATAGCAAAATCAAATTCCACGGGCATTTACAACAAAACAAGGTAGCAAAGTATCTTCATGAGCCCCACAACATATTAATAAGTGGGAGAAGATAAACCACCAACATCCATAAGATCTGTAATTGATTATCAGTGTGGAACCAACAGGACATCTGATAGGCCTgaaaaaaggagacctcaaaatGCCCCACAAGTAATCACTGCAAAGTGGGGAGGTCAATTTAAGAGCAGTTGCTGGCCTGGAAGGGTATGTCCACTCCAAAAGACTGTGAGTGCACTGGCCCACACATTTAAAAGGTCAATTTCACATAAGTTGTATATACAGAAAAATTGGTAAATGTTTTATTACTTAACAGTATATGCAGTTAGGCGAGAGAAAATCTACATAAGGAAATATTACGAGGAATTGAAACATGAAACTTCCAAAATCTAAGGGTGTTAGGACAGCTGGTGCATAaggttttaaaaagcatttaacataataatttaatattataatttctaaataaaaaatgataaaaatgtttgaTGTGCTTTCATGGTTTCTtggaaagacaagagaaaaaggATGAGGAACCTCTTGGAAAAATCTCATTCCCAATTAAGAATCTATGATTGATAACTAGTTGAATATAAGATTAAGAACTGACACAATATAAAACAGTTCCCTGTCATCTGTCATTCCATGCTTTTACCATTATATCATCTATAGCAATTCCACACTCCAAGATAGGTAGCAATTTACAATATACCAGAAGCCTAGGTATAAACAGAGGCCACACTGCAGTGAAAGTCACGTGGCTAGTCAATGGACTTACTGCTTGGCTAGTATCACATCTCAGACTTTCTTGCTCTTCATCTTTCATACTTTATGCCTTTTGGTTGCAATATTAAAGGCTTCAGTAGAGTTCACAAATTCATGGATTCACAAACGTCTTAAGACATATCTCTTTTAGTATCAAGGATCTCTTATACAAGGACATTCTTGATGCAAATATAGTAATACATATAGGGAGTTATTTTCTACCTAAAACTGTCTCTATTTTCATTAACACAATCCCAGAAAAGAACTATTACTCTAGGATAAAAGCAACAGATTTCAACAGATACTCAAATCTACAGCAAGTTCCTTTACTGTACATTTACAAAAGGTTCACTGAAAAAAGATGTGATAGACTGCTTGactccttaaaaataatttttaagtgtcaGACATAATAGATAATATCACTTTGTTTCCTAACACTCCAATCAATACACTTCACTGCAAAATTAACTTTCTTTGTATGCTGCtggagttgtgtccaactctgtgtgaccccatagacggcagcccaccaggctcttctgtccctgggattctccaggcaagaatactggagtgggttgccatttccttctccaatgcatgcatgcatgcaaagtcgcttcagtcgtgtccaactctgtgagaccctatggataatagcccaacaggctcctctgtccatgggattctctaggcaagaatactggagtgagttgccatttccatctccatctTTGTATGATGAATGTTGAACAAATTCATATTTAGTCACATTCAAGTAGGAACCGCTTTAACTGTTGTACCACAAATGCAAATGCAAGTAAAATAGTTATGCATCACAAAGAGTAAAATTCATTATTGCATACTCAATTTgcctcttaaaacatttttttctagacTCAATTCCAATTCTCTATTACTCCAATTAACTGTTTTGAGGAACAGTCTGCTTTTTTCTTAAAGCTCAAGACTAACAGAAATTCACTGTAGCTTAAAGTAGCCCTTGTAGAAGATTAATGTTAGCCTCTTGATCCTTTATAATTTTGCAAAAACTTAAATACTTTAGAATGATgcagaaaaaatttaatatatttacttaatttattcTGTAATTTGTTGAATTCACTAACTTTCCAAATCTTAAACACAAACACAAAGCCAATTCCTTACTTATTAGAGAGTATGCAACATTTGTTTCCATTTACAATAATGGTCTTCCTAATTCAGCTTTTAGACGATGGAAATTAAATTACATTTCAATTTTAGCTTGAGCCTGATAGTTGCAAAACTTATTTAATTGAACTAAAATTATCGTAACTACTAAGCCCAAGACTCaccttttcaaaaattatttcaggTCATTGACTGAATCCTGTATGAATTTCTTATACTTTATTTACCTGACTATCACAGAACAGAATTCTATTCTTATTAATTGTTTCTACTATGCCCTCTTATGTTTTGCAACATTCTTTGTTGAAacctaaaattattattttatattgtcatGTGCTTCTCTGTGATAACGTATTGTTAAATTTTACTGTGAGAAAGGAATAAGAAGATTCTAAATTCACCAGAACTTTCAGGAAGAAAGAGTAAATTacaaattataaaggaaataagtTACTAGAGATACAAAAACAACTTTCACAGTATGGTCTGAGTACAAAACCATCTGATTCTAAGTATTTTCACAAAATCATCAttctgttaactttttaaaaagcttccaaGACATTTAAATAGGTACAACATATTGTAATTACTGTGTAATGAACGTATACAcctatactttaaaatggttttctgTAACAACACTTTTTTGTTATTTGACTCATTAACAATAAATTCCCTATGGACATCCTATTTCCTATGCTTACTTATTAATTTTAAGATTTTACTATCGGATACAAATAAAAATGTCGGGGGACACTATTAGAGCACAACACTAGGACTTCAAGCTGTTTTTGATAAGGATGTAATATTCAAAACACATGAACAACTCTTACAATTCAACAATAAACAGACAAACCAATTTTAAAGGGGGGaaatccaaagaagatatataaccAATAAGCACTTGAAACTATGCTCCATATCATtaggtaaatgcaaatcaaaaccacaatgaaataccacttcacatcTATTGAACACCTATAATCAAGAAGATAGCTAGAAAACAGTGTTGACAAAGAGGTGAAGAAATTGGAAACCTCACACATtgcttgtgggaatgtaaaatagtacaactgctttggaaaacagtctggcagttcctcaaaatagtaaatagtaaaaaaaaaaaaaaaaaaaaaaaattcttttaatcatATACCCaaggcaaatgaaaagatacaCAAAAACTCATAATAcatattcatagcaacattattgataatagccaaaaaatagaaacaacccaaatgtccatcaattgatgcatgaataaacaaaatgtgtttcagccatacaatggagtattattcagccataaaaaggaatgaagtacttgTACATACAAAAACCCTAAGGTTAAATAAAAGAAACCACATACAAAAGGCCACATGTTGTTTACTTTCACTTACAAAAAGTGTCCAAAATAGATAAATCTTATTTCTACAAGagatagattagtggttgccaaagGCTTGAATGAGAAATGAATGGGGTTCTTTGGGGAACacaaaaatgttctgaaattatatAGTGGTGGTTATACAATTCTATGAGTATatgaaaaaccactgaattacacagttaaaaaaatgacttgtacactgaaaattacaaaGCACTTTTGAAACAAATTAAGAAGAtctgaataaacagaaaaatatcctATGcttatggattagaagaatcaatactgtttaACATGACAGTAATCTCCAGTTTGATATATAAATAGGTAACAAGCACATGGAAAACTGTTCAACATCACTAGACATCAgaaaaatgcatatcaaaaccacaatgaggggcttccttggtggtccggtagttaagaatccgcctaccaatgcaggggacacagtttgactgctggtctgggaagatcccacatgccacaaagcaactaagcccatgtgccacaactactgaagcctgagtaccCCAGAACCCAtcctctgcaacaggagaagccactgcggtAAGCAGCCcgggcactgcaactagagagcagtccctgCGCAGGGCAGCTAGGAAAGCCTGTGCGCGGCCAACAAGGACCTaggacaaccaaaaataaataagtttttttaaagaaagagattactttaaaaaaagaaaaaagcacagtTGCTTTAGAAAACAATCTTGGCAGTTCTTCAAATGCAAGCATAGAGCTACCATAAGACCCACCAATTCCACTCAaacaagttttatatttttgatgcTGTTTGTATCTAGACTCCATCAATTCTCAAACACACAACATTTCCAGGACTGGGGGCGGGATAGAAAGGAGAGTACAGGAGCTGATGGACTATTTAATTTGTCATCTTAACAGTCAGATGCTTTTTCAGAGTTAAAGCATATATAGTCAAATACTGCCCGTTACACACACCGAGGGTTTAGCTGGTAAGGGTGTCTTTTCTTTCTAAGCAATGAAATTTAATAACACTCACTCCCAGCTCCCAATCACAAAAGACTCTGTCTTCTTCTGGTTAAGTTCTATGGATATAAATCAGTAACatccaagaaaactgaaaatagatgcCCACATAAAACTTGTACATGATAATGTTCAAAGtagcataatttaaaaaacattaaaaatgagaacaatCTAAATTCAATCAACTGACGAATGGATGAGTAAAAGGTGGTAactcatataatgaaatattattcagctataaaaatgaagTACTAATATATACTACAACATTTATGAATCTTTGAGAACATGCTAAGCAAAAGAGGCCAGGCACAGAAGGCCTTGACATTATATGAAATGTCAAGAATAGGCAAATCCTTAGAGACAAAAAgtaattagtggttgccaggagctagagagaaaggaaatagGAATGACCACTAATGGGCATGGGGTTTCTTTCTGAAGTGGTAAAATTGTTCTGGAATTACAGTTGCGATGGTTGTACATCTGAATAGTATACTAGAGTCACTTACTACACTACTGTACacttttaaaagggtgaattatACTGCAACTTAAAaaacacatgtttttaaaattagttacatGGTGGCTTTAATTACCTAAAAAAGAGTATGTAACATTTCTTTTCTATAATCTACTAAAAACATACTCTCCTTTATACAAAAGCATATTCCAGAATAACTAATGTGCTAGAATAAGAATACTAAGAGGAAACCATTAATGCAATTAAAACCAATCTCATAGTAAATtattaaaagttgtttttaagaCTTTCTTTCACTAGTCTTACCTATTTTCAAATCATCAGCTAGACTTTCTTTTGTAAGATTCAATAATTCTCTTCCATCAATgttattcattttgaaaatatcaacGAGGTCTTCTAAACCTTCGGCACAAAGCCAGTTTGAGACATCATCCTCTGACCAATTTTCAGTAAACTGCTTCGGTTGATCTGGAATCTttgcttaaaaaacaaataaaagaacacTCAAACAAAAAGGTAAGTGAAATAATAAGCAAAAGTATATCCTTTATAAAGATTCTCTTGCGTGTGTGCGacatggcttcagtcatgtctaactcttcgcaaccctgtggactgtagtcctccaggctcctctgtccaagggactctctgggcaagaatactagagtgggttgccatgtccttctccaggggaccttccagacccagggactgaacccacatctctttaagtctcctgcactggcaggtgggttctttaccccagcaccacctgggaagcccaatataaagATTCTCACTTTGtactaaaaagtaaacaaaatgttcttaaatctgtgttttctactttaacatctttaaaaaaaattttttaaatcaaatactaCATATAATTAaagcattatttaattaaatgctACTCTTTTGGAGTTTTTCTCACTCCGGAAAAAGTTTAACATTATATAAAACTGGCATCAGCAGAAGTATTATATTTgatctgtcatctgcatattagCACCACTGCTAATTTTgacagtgataaaaataaaacttctaaatTGCGCCAGTGCTGCTTAACGAAACTAAAAATGAAATCACTAGGACAAAACAATCATTTCTACTTTGTCCTAGTGCTATATTTGTTAATATCTGAAAAGTCAGTACAGAGTATAAATCAAGAGCTTACAAAACTATGGGAGGTATGAtgtaactgagcatgcacccaaAAGCATTTACTGACAGTTTTAACATGGACGACTGGGTTAACTTTAACACTGGGTTCTCTCAAATTACTTTTAAGTTATATTAACTTTGGATGTATGCTTTATATTGAAAAAAGCAACATGTATAATTTGTCAAAAAATTACTGAATTTCTGATTTTAATGGTGAATGGTGGTGGTATTGTTAAACATGATATCCTTACTAACCTTGGCAAAGTGTTTCCGTATCAAATTGCCAGATGTTCACTGTTTTGTCCATTGAACCAGTAGCAAGTAAAAGGATACTGGGTGCAAAGGCACAAGTTGTGACATACCTAGTTAATGAAAACAACTATTATATAGCCTTAGaccaatttttaaattacattaataCAAAGCAAGGTTAAAAGTTCAGACCTGGTGTGCTGAGTCAGGGTGTGAAGTATATTCTCAGTATtctgaaaaaataacaataaacagCTTTATATTTACTCAGGCAAGAGTAAAGTTACTAACAAAGACTTGCTTGACCTGAATGGCTTGTATACTCTATGTATTCCAATATTATTGAGTCATTAATATAAGCTGAAACTTATCCAATGAATAGAGAATAGCATTTATAATAATATCATCAAGTACTTATTTTATTCTTCCTCAATTATTACTACTGCTGTCTGCTAAAATTTTTAGATTAATATAGTCCTGGCTGATTTGTCTTAACTAATAGTAACCatgaaataatttgtatttttgttatggTATTTGACCTGTACCCACTGCAGACCAGTGAGTAGAAATTAATCACTTCAATTCTGAGTGCATTTAGTTGGCCATCCAGTACCTAGTTGTATTTAACTGAGactcatatacatattttatggaGGAAATTTAATACTTTAGCTGTTTCTGTGAAACTTTTCATGAAAACTTTCTGAGAAATAGTAAGGATCTACTTCACCTCGATTGAGTACTCTTTCCCAT is a genomic window of Muntiacus reevesi chromosome 3, mMunRee1.1, whole genome shotgun sequence containing:
- the WDSUB1 gene encoding WD repeat, SAM and U-box domain-containing protein 1 isoform X5 — protein: MWSRLPDQNLDYFFYPYIRSVDKSVIVYDTNTENILHTLTQHTRYVTTCAFAPSILLLATGSMDKTVNIWQFDTETLCQAKIPDQPKQFTENWSEDDVSNWLCAEGLEDLVDIFKMNNIDGRELLNLTKESLADDLKIESLGLRSKILRKIEELRTKVKTLSSEIPDEFICPITRELMKEPVIASDGYSYEKEAMENWISKKKRTSPMTNLVLSSVILIPNRTLKMAIDRWLSETHQQ
- the WDSUB1 gene encoding WD repeat, SAM and U-box domain-containing protein 1 isoform X4 translates to MRSHTSYIGGEQGLQFFQLASCGQDCQIKIWIISFIHILGFELKYKSTLTGHCAPVLACAFSHDGQMLVSGSVDKSVIVYDTNTENILHTLTQHTRYVTTCAFAPSILLLATGSMDKTVNIWQFDTETLCQAKIPDQPKQFTENWSEDDVSNWLCAEGLEDLVDIFKMNNIDGRELLNLTKESLADDLKIESLGLRSKILRKIEELRTKVKTLSSEIPDEFICPITRELMKEPVIASDGYSYEKEAMENWISKKKRTSPMTNLVLSSVILIPNRTLKMAIDRWLSETHQQ